The following proteins are encoded in a genomic region of Rubrobacter xylanophilus DSM 9941:
- a CDS encoding sensor histidine kinase has protein sequence MTSGTCARVRAAVGWSRQELSSVVYTGVKTWMRAGAGVESGGWFARMGPEGRRGALLMRAVGFSYVGATYVLYLSGEREFGVLPVTAAFLAAAFLMKVMPWERCDAARVRLLAVPAFALVSFLIVRMTGLGFSAGFFYAAVANGVFVFGFRRGMAYAGFIMLLLFGDILWAHPQRGVLWALEQAASWSWPLAFVIGICTLAVESMRRQAHAQELLAELEEAHAELRRYAERARELAVSEERNRIAREIHDAVGHHLTVVNVQLEAAGKLLARDPGRAAEAVARAKSSASEALSEARRAVRALKPPSMEGRAGLRALDDLVREFHGSGVAVSFEVSGERRPLPPEVEFILYRALQEGLTNALRHSGADRVEVRLDLCGEAVRLSVRDDGRGTSEGASGGGFGLEGLRERVAEAGGRISAGDARGGGFALEVELPAGAGA, from the coding sequence ATGACCTCCGGCACATGCGCGAGGGTGCGGGCGGCGGTAGGATGGTCCCGGCAGGAGCTCTCGAGCGTTGTGTACACTGGGGTGAAAACCTGGATGCGCGCCGGTGCCGGGGTCGAGTCCGGAGGCTGGTTCGCCCGGATGGGCCCGGAAGGGCGTCGCGGAGCGCTGCTCATGCGGGCCGTCGGGTTCTCCTACGTCGGGGCCACCTACGTGCTCTACCTCTCCGGGGAGCGCGAGTTCGGGGTGCTGCCCGTGACGGCGGCGTTTCTGGCCGCTGCCTTTCTGATGAAGGTCATGCCCTGGGAGAGGTGTGATGCGGCGAGGGTCAGGCTGCTCGCCGTCCCCGCGTTCGCGCTCGTCTCCTTCCTGATAGTCCGCATGACGGGGCTTGGTTTCTCGGCGGGCTTCTTCTACGCCGCGGTGGCCAACGGGGTCTTCGTGTTCGGGTTCCGGCGGGGGATGGCCTACGCCGGGTTTATTATGCTGCTGCTGTTCGGGGACATTCTGTGGGCGCACCCCCAGCGGGGGGTTCTCTGGGCGCTGGAGCAGGCGGCGTCCTGGAGCTGGCCGCTCGCGTTCGTCATCGGGATCTGCACGCTCGCGGTGGAGTCCATGAGGAGGCAGGCGCACGCCCAGGAGCTGCTCGCGGAGCTGGAGGAGGCCCACGCCGAGCTGCGGAGGTACGCCGAGCGGGCGCGCGAGCTCGCGGTCTCCGAGGAGAGGAACAGGATCGCCCGCGAGATCCACGACGCCGTCGGACACCACCTGACCGTGGTGAACGTCCAGCTGGAGGCCGCGGGGAAGCTCCTCGCCCGCGACCCCGGACGGGCCGCCGAGGCCGTGGCCCGGGCGAAGTCCTCCGCGAGCGAGGCGCTCTCCGAGGCCCGCCGGGCGGTGCGGGCGCTCAAGCCCCCCTCGATGGAGGGGCGCGCGGGCCTGAGGGCCCTCGACGACCTGGTGCGCGAGTTCCACGGCTCGGGGGTCGCGGTCTCCTTCGAGGTCTCGGGTGAGAGGCGCCCGCTGCCCCCGGAGGTCGAGTTCATCCTCTACCGCGCCCTGCAGGAGGGGCTCACGAACGCCCTCAGGCACTCCGGGGCGGACCGGGTGGAGGTGAGGCTGGACCTCTGCGGGGAGGCGGTGCGGCTCTCGGTGAGGGACGACGGGCGGGGAACTTCGGAGGGGGCCTCCGGAGGCGGGTTCGGGCTCGAGGGCCTGCGGGAGCGGGTCGCGGAGGCCGGCGGCAGGATCAGCGCGGGCGACGCCCGCGGGGGCGGGTTCGCGCTCGAGGTGGAGCTCCCCGCGGGGGCGGGGGCGTGA